One genomic region from Terriglobus aquaticus encodes:
- a CDS encoding circularly permuted type 2 ATP-grasp protein encodes MPTENAVRPGLDHYQLDHAYDEMFAGPGDLHAHYQPLMEHFRNLPTEELQRKKHAADLSFLNQGITFTVYGRNEGTERIFPYDLLPRLITAREWDRVEQGLRQRITALNLFLKDIYNEGRILKDGIVPREIVYSCKQFRRHMIGLNVPRNVYIAVVGTDLIRLENGEFVVLEDNLRVPSGVSYMLTNRRVMKRTFPHLFSRYNPRPIEQYTQLLLGTLRSLAPEGRPEPNIVLLSPGVFNSAYYEHAYLARQMGIELVEGRDLSTHDNIVYMRTTSGLRQVDVIYRRVDDDFIDPLTFRPDSMLGVAGLFNAYRAGNVTLANAFGTGVADDKAIYAFVPSIIKYYLDEDPILNNVKTYLMSEEKERKYVLENLEKMVVKAVGESGGYGMLIGPQSSAAQRADFAEKIQADPRNYIAQPTITFSRAPCLINDGFQARHVDLRPYVLYGSDKVSIVPGGLTRVALNEGSLVVNSSQGGGSKDTWVLND; translated from the coding sequence ATGCCCACGGAAAACGCCGTTCGCCCCGGTCTGGACCACTATCAACTCGACCATGCCTACGACGAGATGTTCGCCGGTCCCGGCGACCTCCATGCTCACTACCAGCCGCTCATGGAGCACTTTCGCAATCTTCCGACCGAAGAGCTCCAGCGCAAGAAGCACGCCGCCGACCTCTCGTTCCTGAACCAGGGCATCACCTTCACGGTCTACGGCCGCAACGAGGGCACGGAGCGCATCTTCCCCTATGACCTGCTGCCCCGCCTGATCACCGCGCGCGAGTGGGACCGCGTGGAACAGGGTTTGCGGCAGCGCATCACCGCGCTCAATCTCTTCCTGAAAGACATCTACAACGAAGGCCGCATCCTCAAGGACGGCATCGTTCCGCGCGAGATCGTCTACTCCTGCAAGCAGTTCCGCCGCCACATGATCGGCCTCAACGTGCCGCGCAACGTGTACATCGCGGTCGTGGGCACCGATCTGATCCGGCTCGAAAACGGCGAGTTTGTTGTGCTCGAAGACAATCTCCGCGTCCCCTCCGGCGTCAGCTATATGCTGACCAACCGCCGCGTGATGAAGCGCACCTTCCCGCATCTGTTCAGCCGCTACAACCCGCGCCCCATCGAGCAGTACACGCAATTGCTGCTGGGCACACTGCGCTCGCTCGCTCCCGAAGGCCGGCCCGAACCCAACATCGTCCTTCTCTCACCCGGCGTTTTCAACTCCGCCTATTACGAGCACGCCTACCTCGCGCGCCAGATGGGCATTGAGTTGGTGGAAGGCCGCGATCTCTCCACGCACGACAACATCGTCTACATGCGCACGACCAGCGGTCTGCGCCAGGTGGACGTGATCTATCGCCGCGTCGATGACGACTTCATCGACCCGCTCACCTTCCGCCCCGACAGCATGCTTGGCGTCGCCGGCCTGTTCAACGCCTACCGCGCCGGCAACGTCACGCTCGCCAACGCCTTTGGCACCGGTGTGGCCGACGACAAGGCCATCTACGCGTTCGTGCCCTCTATCATCAAGTACTACCTGGACGAAGATCCGATCCTGAACAACGTGAAGACCTACCTGATGAGCGAGGAGAAAGAGCGAAAGTACGTCCTCGAAAATCTCGAAAAGATGGTCGTCAAAGCCGTGGGTGAATCCGGCGGCTACGGCATGCTCATCGGACCGCAAAGCAGCGCCGCCCAGCGCGCGGACTTCGCCGAAAAGATCCAGGCTGACCCGCGCAACTACATCGCGCAGCCCACCATCACCTTCAGCCGCGCGCCCTGCCTCATCAACGACGGCTTCCAGGCGCGCCACGTCGACCTGCGCCCCTACGTGCTCTACGGCTCAGACAAGGTCAGCATCGTCCCCGGCGGCCTCACCCGTGTCGCCCTCAACGAGGGCTCCCTCGTGGTCAACAGCTCCCAAGGCGGCGGCAGCAAAGACACCTGGGTTCTCAACGACTAG
- a CDS encoding RNA polymerase sigma factor, whose amino-acid sequence MGTQALEMGGAGLAPLFKSQTAGALGPGVVAVESPGMAKAAASRTGRAALTPAQIEARAQQRLEDDELIRQAQGGKREAFDDLVRRYDSAVLRLALHMLGSEQDAQDIHQEAFLKAYRHLSNFRFECSFYTWLYRIVTNLCLDALRRRKSRREDPSILTDSNGETMDLMSNVSDDRAGANPSADLDRRVLHMRIQEALDKLTPRERTVFELKHYQGLKLRAIGEILQTTEETAKNTLFRATRKLRANLGDV is encoded by the coding sequence ATGGGTACACAGGCATTGGAAATGGGCGGGGCGGGTCTCGCCCCCCTCTTCAAATCACAGACCGCTGGCGCGCTCGGACCGGGCGTGGTCGCGGTAGAATCGCCGGGGATGGCGAAAGCGGCGGCAAGCCGGACGGGACGCGCGGCGCTCACACCGGCGCAGATCGAGGCGCGGGCCCAGCAACGGCTGGAAGACGACGAACTGATCCGTCAGGCCCAGGGCGGCAAACGCGAAGCCTTCGACGATCTGGTGCGCCGCTATGATTCCGCCGTGCTGCGCCTGGCGCTCCACATGCTCGGCAGCGAACAGGATGCGCAGGACATTCACCAGGAAGCTTTCCTGAAGGCCTATCGCCACCTCTCGAACTTCCGGTTCGAGTGCTCCTTCTACACCTGGCTGTACCGCATCGTCACCAATCTCTGCCTCGACGCTCTTCGCCGCCGCAAGAGCCGCCGCGAAGATCCCAGCATCCTCACCGATTCGAACGGCGAGACGATGGACCTGATGTCCAACGTCTCCGACGACCGCGCCGGCGCGAACCCGTCAGCCGATCTGGACCGCCGCGTTCTGCACATGCGCATTCAGGAAGCGCTCGACAAACTCACGCCGCGCGAACGCACCGTCTTTGAACTGAAGCATTACCAGGGTCTCAAGCTGCGCGCCATCGGCGAGATTCTGCAGACCACAGAAGAAACCGCCAAGAACACCCTTTTCCGCGCGACCCGTAAGCTCCGCGCGAACCTCGGCGACGTTTAA
- the galU gene encoding UTP--glucose-1-phosphate uridylyltransferase GalU yields the protein MTRTIRKAVFPAAGMGTRFLPATKATPKEMLPLVDKPLIQYGVEEAVAAGCTEIIIVTGRGKGTMEDHFDRAPELETTLAKRGKQKLLDCVVEVTKLAKITYVRQPEALGLGHAVLQAKELVGDEPFAVILPDDIVDAEVPCMKQMVEAFQKTGSSILGSEVVEGDAIQNYGCLACSPVADDARLCEVHDMVEKPKPSEAPSQNAIIGRYILTPAIFEKLEQLTPGAGGELQLTDGIKALLTTEKVYGFTYQGKRHDAGDKLGFLKATVEFALKRPELGPQFREWLQQFPL from the coding sequence GTGACGCGCACGATTCGTAAAGCTGTATTCCCCGCAGCCGGTATGGGCACCCGTTTTCTTCCCGCCACCAAGGCCACTCCCAAGGAGATGCTGCCCCTGGTCGACAAGCCCCTCATCCAGTACGGCGTGGAAGAAGCCGTCGCCGCCGGTTGCACGGAGATCATTATCGTCACCGGTCGCGGCAAGGGCACGATGGAGGATCACTTCGACCGCGCTCCCGAGCTGGAAACCACGCTCGCCAAGCGTGGCAAGCAGAAGCTGCTGGATTGCGTCGTGGAAGTGACCAAGCTCGCCAAGATCACCTACGTCCGCCAGCCGGAAGCGCTCGGCCTGGGCCACGCTGTTCTGCAGGCAAAGGAGTTGGTCGGCGATGAACCTTTCGCCGTCATCCTGCCCGACGACATCGTCGACGCGGAAGTGCCCTGCATGAAGCAAATGGTCGAAGCCTTCCAGAAGACCGGCAGCTCTATTCTGGGCAGCGAAGTGGTCGAGGGCGATGCCATCCAGAACTACGGCTGCCTCGCCTGCTCGCCCGTTGCGGACGACGCCCGCCTGTGCGAAGTGCACGACATGGTCGAGAAGCCGAAGCCCAGCGAAGCTCCCAGCCAGAACGCCATCATCGGGCGCTACATCCTCACCCCGGCCATCTTCGAGAAGCTGGAGCAGCTCACCCCCGGTGCTGGCGGCGAACTGCAGTTGACCGACGGCATCAAGGCCCTGCTCACCACGGAAAAGGTCTACGGCTTCACCTATCAGGGCAAGCGCCACGACGCCGGCGACAAGCTCGGCTTCCTCAAGGCAACCGTGGAGTTCGCACTGAAGCGTCCCGAACTCGGGCCGCAGTTCCGTGAGTGGCTCCAGCAGTTCCCGCTGTAG
- a CDS encoding DUF2283 domain-containing protein — MKLHYYEDTDSLYIDLAEAVSADSREVSDGVVVDYDERGRIVGLDIQHASQHLDLSRIETSHLPLPIAS, encoded by the coding sequence ATGAAACTCCACTACTACGAAGATACCGATTCGCTGTATATCGATTTGGCCGAAGCTGTCAGTGCAGACTCTCGCGAAGTCTCTGACGGGGTCGTGGTCGACTATGACGAGCGCGGTCGTATAGTCGGTCTCGATATTCAGCACGCATCGCAGCACCTTGACCTGAGCCGCATCGAGACTTCGCATTTGCCACTCCCCATCGCCTCCTAA
- a CDS encoding alpha-E domain-containing protein, giving the protein MLSRVADSLYWMSRYLERAEHTTRLLDVNLNLMTDESANSADRRWVRVLQALGAARETPWQGDAFALTHRLTFDSATHASVLGCIVAARENARHVREQISTEMWHRLNSLYLQVTRPEMQSDMHAEALLRTHEAPTEFLAQVMEAVHQFQGVTDSTMSHGEGWQFIQVGRYMERASASAMLLEAYQDELWRQHEQHRDGNEFLEWMGLLRSATAFEAYCKVYTADLTPAWILEFLLLDADFPHSLRFSIDAMAHALRAIEDISGGGSRSEKLSRLSGRLRATLSYSSVEEIMETGVVEYLHGIQRQCSEIHRAIYELYIDYSIQAALAG; this is encoded by the coding sequence ATGCTATCCCGCGTTGCCGACAGCCTCTACTGGATGAGCCGCTACCTGGAGCGCGCCGAGCACACCACCCGCCTGCTCGACGTGAACCTGAACCTAATGACCGATGAGTCGGCCAACAGCGCCGACCGCCGCTGGGTACGCGTCCTGCAGGCCCTTGGTGCCGCACGCGAGACGCCCTGGCAGGGCGACGCCTTCGCGCTCACCCACCGGCTCACCTTCGACTCCGCGACCCACGCCAGCGTCCTCGGGTGCATCGTCGCCGCCCGCGAAAACGCCCGGCACGTCCGCGAACAGATCTCCACCGAGATGTGGCACCGCCTGAACTCGCTGTATCTCCAGGTTACACGGCCAGAGATGCAGTCCGACATGCATGCCGAAGCGTTGCTGCGCACCCACGAGGCTCCCACCGAGTTCCTCGCCCAGGTCATGGAAGCCGTCCACCAGTTCCAGGGCGTCACCGACTCCACCATGAGTCACGGCGAAGGCTGGCAGTTCATCCAGGTGGGCCGCTACATGGAACGCGCCTCCGCCAGCGCCATGCTGCTGGAGGCCTACCAGGACGAACTCTGGCGCCAGCACGAGCAACACCGCGACGGTAACGAGTTCCTCGAGTGGATGGGCCTGCTCCGCTCTGCCACGGCCTTTGAGGCCTACTGCAAGGTCTACACCGCCGACCTCACCCCCGCCTGGATCCTCGAGTTCCTCCTGCTCGACGCCGACTTCCCTCATTCGCTGCGCTTCTCCATCGACGCCATGGCTCACGCCTTGCGCGCCATTGAGGACATCAGCGGCGGCGGTTCGCGTTCTGAAAAGCTCAGCCGCCTCTCTGGCCGCTTGCGGGCCACCCTCAGCTATTCGTCGGTCGAGGAAATCATGGAGACCGGCGTCGTCGAGTACCTCCACGGGATCCAGCGCCAGTGCTCTGAGATCCACCGCGCTATTTACGAGCTCTACATCGACTACTCGATCCAAGCGGCGCTCGCCGGCTAG
- a CDS encoding PDZ domain-containing protein — MASSSAAPFWLRLSFLSASLLTLGVTRAHALPFEGLGPLLPAVAAHSGGGAHTAQGQGYLGVDIRTVGDVAVRDLHLRETRGVVVIMVDHDGPAWKAGIREHDVVQTVNGAPVDTEEQLRHVLREMQPGRTVQIGVSRDGSVQTLSATMANRDDIGRRAWQQHYVVPAPADPVDAAVDEPLLAPPPPAPAAGKTSRYFGSFMPGHLLPVFPSYTGATVDEIGPQLAEYFGLNGRTGLLIHSIDGNSPAAAAGMHAGDVVLRVNGAVMATRSDWNRALHDSKGHPVSVVVMREHHEQTLTVVPDSKRRGAAQAVPGLPQASSEPHWLAVMLFR; from the coding sequence ATGGCATCCAGTAGCGCTGCTCCGTTCTGGCTGCGTCTCTCGTTTCTGTCTGCCTCTCTGCTCACCCTCGGCGTAACTCGTGCTCACGCGCTGCCGTTTGAGGGTCTCGGCCCTCTGCTGCCCGCCGTCGCCGCGCACTCGGGCGGCGGCGCGCACACGGCCCAGGGACAGGGTTATCTTGGCGTCGACATCCGAACGGTCGGCGATGTCGCCGTACGCGACCTGCACCTGCGCGAGACCCGCGGCGTCGTCGTGATCATGGTCGATCACGATGGGCCAGCATGGAAGGCGGGCATCCGTGAGCACGACGTGGTGCAAACCGTAAACGGCGCGCCGGTCGATACCGAGGAGCAGCTCCGCCACGTGTTGCGCGAGATGCAGCCCGGCCGCACCGTCCAGATAGGCGTTAGCCGTGACGGCAGCGTGCAAACCCTGAGCGCCACTATGGCCAATCGCGACGACATCGGCCGGCGCGCCTGGCAGCAACACTACGTGGTCCCCGCCCCCGCCGATCCGGTCGACGCTGCCGTGGACGAGCCGCTCCTCGCGCCACCGCCGCCCGCCCCTGCCGCCGGCAAGACGTCGCGCTACTTCGGCAGTTTTATGCCGGGGCACCTCCTGCCTGTGTTTCCCAGCTATACCGGCGCCACGGTGGATGAGATCGGTCCTCAGCTTGCCGAATACTTCGGCCTCAACGGCCGCACCGGCCTGCTGATCCACAGCATCGATGGCAACAGTCCCGCCGCCGCCGCAGGCATGCACGCCGGAGACGTCGTTCTGCGCGTCAATGGTGCCGTCATGGCGACCCGCAGCGATTGGAACCGCGCCCTCCACGACAGCAAGGGACACCCCGTCAGCGTTGTCGTCATGCGCGAGCACCACGAGCAGACCCTGACCGTGGTGCCCGACAGCAAGCGCCGCGGCGCCGCGCAAGCGGTGCCCGGCCTGCCGCAGGCTTCGTCCGAGCCGCACTGGCTCGCCGTGATGCTCTTCCGCTAA
- a CDS encoding DUF885 domain-containing protein has product MNLRPFLPGVLLALSSVTVCAQHLSADGAQQTFSVASERYFTDVYFRNNPTAGTQAGFHQYDAQLEDYSAAAVQRETGELHAALKQMEAIPGDGLDRSVADDRELLMNSIRSQLLSLETIRMWEKNPDNYPSGVTSSIFTLMERDFAPVDTRLRSAIARERLIPAVLADGKKNLKNPPKIYTEIALDQIDGTISFFQNDVPGAFAKATDPKLKAEFQQTNATVIAALKDYAAWMKSDLLPRSNGTFAFGADTYRKKLLYDEMVDTPLDRLLAINAANMKANQDEFARVAKEIDPSKTPQQMLAELAAMHPAPDHLLQSFRDSFNAEIAFIQQHHIITLPSDVRPVLEETPPFERATTQASMDPPGPFERNSTRAYFNVTLPDKSWSPERTNSYMAAFNEGTIVSTSVHEAYPGHYVQFLWQDRFPSKVRKLVGAATNIEGWAHYCEQMMLDEGYLPPETDARTAKLIRLGQLQDALLRNARFNVAIRMHTMGMTTDEAEKFFVTEGFQSPEIAKVETRRGTADATYLYYTLGKLEILKLREDVKAKQGAAFTLGKFHDRFMVEGPVPIRIVRRDLLGNDSPVL; this is encoded by the coding sequence GTGAATCTCCGTCCGTTTCTTCCCGGCGTCCTGCTTGCTCTTTCGTCCGTGACCGTCTGCGCACAGCACCTCAGCGCCGACGGTGCGCAGCAAACATTCTCCGTTGCCAGCGAGCGCTACTTCACCGACGTCTACTTCCGCAACAATCCCACGGCGGGGACTCAGGCCGGCTTTCACCAGTACGACGCCCAGCTTGAGGACTACAGCGCCGCCGCGGTGCAGCGCGAAACGGGTGAACTCCACGCCGCTCTGAAGCAGATGGAAGCGATCCCGGGAGACGGCCTGGACCGCAGCGTTGCCGACGACCGCGAGCTGCTCATGAACAGCATCCGCTCGCAACTGCTGTCGCTCGAAACGATCCGCATGTGGGAGAAGAACCCGGACAACTATCCCAGCGGCGTAACCAGCTCCATCTTCACTCTCATGGAGCGCGACTTCGCCCCGGTGGACACACGTCTGCGCTCGGCCATCGCGCGCGAACGTCTCATCCCCGCCGTGCTCGCGGACGGCAAGAAGAACCTGAAGAACCCGCCAAAGATCTACACGGAGATCGCGCTCGACCAGATCGACGGCACCATCAGCTTCTTCCAGAACGACGTGCCGGGAGCCTTCGCCAAAGCCACGGACCCGAAACTCAAAGCAGAGTTCCAGCAGACCAACGCGACCGTCATCGCCGCCCTGAAGGACTACGCCGCCTGGATGAAGTCGGACCTCCTGCCGCGCTCCAACGGCACCTTCGCCTTCGGCGCCGACACCTACCGCAAGAAGCTCCTGTACGACGAGATGGTCGACACGCCACTCGACCGCCTGCTCGCCATCAACGCGGCCAACATGAAGGCCAACCAGGATGAGTTCGCCCGCGTTGCAAAGGAGATTGACCCCAGCAAGACGCCGCAGCAGATGCTGGCGGAACTCGCCGCAATGCATCCAGCGCCCGACCACCTCCTGCAAAGCTTCCGGGACAGCTTCAACGCAGAGATTGCCTTTATCCAGCAGCACCACATCATCACGCTGCCCAGCGACGTGCGCCCGGTGCTTGAAGAAACGCCGCCCTTTGAACGCGCGACGACCCAGGCCAGCATGGACCCGCCGGGACCGTTTGAGCGGAACAGCACGCGCGCCTATTTCAATGTGACCCTGCCCGACAAGAGCTGGTCCCCCGAGCGCACAAACAGCTACATGGCCGCGTTCAACGAGGGCACCATCGTCTCCACCAGCGTGCACGAAGCCTACCCCGGCCATTACGTGCAGTTCCTGTGGCAGGACCGCTTTCCCTCGAAGGTGCGCAAGCTGGTCGGCGCCGCAACCAACATCGAAGGTTGGGCGCACTACTGCGAGCAGATGATGTTGGACGAGGGTTACCTGCCGCCAGAGACGGACGCTCGCACGGCCAAACTCATCCGCCTGGGTCAACTGCAGGACGCTCTGCTTCGCAACGCCCGTTTCAACGTCGCCATCCGCATGCACACCATGGGCATGACCACTGACGAAGCGGAAAAGTTCTTCGTCACAGAGGGCTTCCAATCGCCCGAGATCGCCAAGGTGGAAACCCGCCGTGGCACCGCGGACGCCACCTACCTCTACTACACGCTGGGTAAGCTGGAGATTCTCAAGCTCCGTGAAGACGTGAAGGCGAAGCAGGGCGCGGCCTTCACCCTGGGCAAGTTTCACGACCGCTTCATGGTCGAGGGACCAGTGCCTATCCGAATCGTTCGCCGCGATCTGCTGGGCAATGACTCGCCCGTGTTATAG
- a CDS encoding YdeI/OmpD-associated family protein, which translates to MPRVSRTTRRFEALLEKERGGLGWTIARVPFTPSDVWPQQIRLRVRGTVNGFAFRSSLLPSANEPGAFFLLVNRNMQQHAHVREGQRAIFELDADLDPRPAELPEELDALLDEAEGLRDFYNGLTEYMRREIGKWISGVKSDDARLRRAQQMAERLLSTMEAETELPPLIARALSSRPKAQAGWHKLTPAQRRGELFAVFYYQSPEAKQKRLDKLCALAESKA; encoded by the coding sequence ATGCCTCGCGTCAGCCGCACCACTCGGCGCTTCGAAGCTCTGCTGGAGAAGGAGCGCGGCGGCCTGGGATGGACCATCGCTCGCGTGCCGTTCACGCCGTCAGATGTATGGCCCCAGCAGATCCGCCTGCGCGTTCGTGGCACAGTCAACGGGTTCGCGTTTCGCTCCTCGCTGTTGCCCTCCGCCAACGAACCCGGGGCATTCTTCCTGCTGGTGAACAGGAACATGCAGCAGCACGCGCACGTTCGGGAAGGTCAGCGCGCCATCTTCGAACTCGACGCCGACCTGGACCCTCGCCCCGCGGAACTGCCCGAAGAACTTGATGCTCTGCTGGACGAAGCCGAAGGCCTGCGCGACTTCTACAACGGCCTAACCGAATACATGCGCCGCGAGATCGGCAAGTGGATCTCCGGCGTGAAATCCGACGACGCCCGCCTTCGCCGCGCACAGCAAATGGCGGAACGCCTCCTAAGCACCATGGAAGCGGAAACTGAACTCCCGCCGCTCATCGCGCGCGCCCTGAGCAGCCGTCCGAAAGCACAAGCAGGCTGGCACAAGCTCACCCCTGCACAGCGCCGCGGCGAACTCTTCGCGGTGTTCTACTACCAGTCTCCCGAAGCAAAGCAGAAGCGCCTCGACAAGCTGTGCGCCCTCGCCGAAAGCAAAGCCTGA
- a CDS encoding transglutaminase family protein: MYYTVRHLTKFVYSNEISESIMETRMHPRSDEFQRCLNFQLSVSPRCRVFSYRDHLSNHVHHFDIPGQHEQLVIVAESLVEMEDPIPVPAFLAPDAWTELDSMVHEGDFWEFLFPSEFTEPTPRLLALADELDVRRRDDPLMVLHELNERLYRWFDYVPRSTSADSLIDVALEQRTGVCQDFAHVMLALVRARLKIPCRYVSGYLHHNTSNNDRSVSTATHAWIEALIPQLGWIGFDPTNLLIAGNRHIRTAVGRDYSDVPPTHGIFRGRASTDLTVAVRVQPSEGSALPDQELPVPEDWSKLVEKAQQPPAPPPPAVTHARYMQQMQQAQQ; this comes from the coding sequence ATGTACTACACCGTTCGCCACCTCACCAAATTCGTCTACTCGAACGAGATCAGCGAATCCATCATGGAAACGCGCATGCACCCGCGCTCCGACGAGTTCCAGCGCTGCCTCAACTTCCAGCTCTCCGTCTCGCCGCGCTGCCGCGTGTTCAGCTACCGTGATCACCTCAGCAATCACGTGCACCACTTCGACATCCCCGGCCAGCACGAACAACTCGTCATCGTGGCGGAAAGCCTGGTCGAGATGGAAGATCCCATTCCTGTTCCAGCCTTTCTCGCACCCGACGCATGGACCGAGCTCGACAGCATGGTGCACGAGGGCGACTTCTGGGAATTCCTTTTTCCCAGCGAGTTCACCGAGCCCACGCCACGCCTGCTCGCGCTCGCGGATGAGCTAGACGTCCGCCGCCGTGACGACCCGCTTATGGTTTTGCACGAATTGAACGAGCGCCTGTATCGCTGGTTCGATTACGTTCCGCGCTCCACTTCCGCCGACTCACTCATTGACGTCGCGCTCGAGCAGCGCACCGGCGTCTGCCAGGACTTCGCACATGTGATGCTCGCCCTCGTGCGCGCGCGGCTGAAGATTCCGTGCCGTTATGTGTCCGGCTATTTGCACCACAACACATCCAACAACGACCGCAGCGTCTCCACCGCAACCCACGCGTGGATCGAAGCTCTGATACCGCAGCTCGGCTGGATCGGCTTCGATCCCACCAACCTGCTCATCGCGGGTAATCGCCACATCCGCACCGCCGTGGGCCGCGACTACTCCGATGTCCCGCCGACCCACGGCATCTTCCGTGGCCGCGCCAGCACCGACCTCACCGTCGCCGTCCGCGTCCAGCCCAGCGAAGGCTCAGCCCTCCCGGACCAGGAACTCCCCGTGCCCGAGGACTGGTCCAAGCTCGTCGAGAAGGCCCAGCAACCTCCCGCCCCGCCCCCACCCGCCGTCACCCACGCCCGCTACATGCAGCAAATGCAACAAGCCCAGCAGTAA
- a CDS encoding HEAT repeat domain-containing protein: MLEAYGELDAEQQAFLALHLHGCPACVAEQHSVAELTGVMDVNALPEISPNLLAQSRMRLDEALDETPRLPLAARIQNLLAGTWHSLSHAPALAALLVGVGFLGGSGLSNYQAAHSKPNGVVTVQQPAQSTVGNVSGVVPTANPEIVEVHYNRVTPETMQGSLDDPRIRQLLLAAAQHGRDNSVREESVSLLATECRAGHKCGDGDPVSNGLGFRDALLMSLRYDKSPQVRLRALEGLQPFVSSDQRVRDVVLESLMRDPNANVRTRAIGLLEPVHADSSVRQVLHTVSTQDENPYIRTASMQALEGADGIQ, translated from the coding sequence GTGCTGGAAGCCTACGGTGAGCTTGACGCCGAACAGCAGGCCTTTCTCGCGCTTCACCTGCATGGTTGCCCGGCCTGCGTTGCGGAGCAGCACTCCGTAGCCGAGCTAACCGGCGTCATGGACGTCAACGCACTGCCGGAAATCTCGCCCAATCTTCTAGCGCAAAGCCGCATGCGGCTCGACGAGGCGCTGGACGAAACACCTCGCCTGCCGCTCGCGGCTCGCATTCAGAACCTGCTTGCCGGCACCTGGCATTCCCTTAGCCATGCGCCAGCTCTCGCTGCGCTTCTGGTGGGCGTTGGCTTCCTCGGCGGCTCGGGCCTGTCTAACTACCAGGCGGCGCACTCAAAGCCGAATGGTGTCGTCACGGTTCAGCAGCCGGCGCAGAGCACCGTCGGCAACGTCAGCGGTGTTGTGCCGACTGCCAATCCAGAGATCGTCGAGGTTCACTACAACCGCGTCACGCCGGAAACGATGCAGGGGTCGCTGGACGACCCGCGGATCCGCCAGCTTCTTCTCGCTGCGGCCCAGCACGGCAGAGACAATTCCGTGCGCGAAGAGAGCGTAAGCCTCTTGGCCACAGAGTGCCGCGCCGGCCACAAGTGTGGTGACGGCGATCCCGTCAGCAACGGTCTTGGCTTCCGCGATGCCCTGCTCATGAGTCTGCGGTATGACAAGAGCCCACAGGTACGCCTGAGAGCTCTGGAGGGCCTGCAGCCGTTCGTCAGCTCCGATCAGCGCGTTCGCGACGTGGTGCTGGAAAGCCTGATGCGTGATCCCAACGCCAATGTGCGCACCCGCGCGATTGGCTTGCTGGAACCGGTTCACGCGGACTCCAGCGTGCGCCAGGTGCTGCACACCGTCAGCACCCAGGACGAAAATCCCTACATCCGTACCGCGTCCATGCAGGCGCTGGAGGGGGCAGATGGCATCCAGTAG